GTGATGCAAAAAGCCCATGAAAATGGTGGGCCAAATATTTTAGGGCCCAAAACGAAACCTGCGGTATCTTTCTTCTTGGCCCAAAAAGCCCACGTAGTCGCTTTCTCTATTTATGGAGGAAATGAATTTCTTTACCATCAATTCGGcttcatttctttcatagaatataaatgattttgtaaatacttccctaaaaatgattatttgtatcccttaaaaaatgaataaatgaatgtaaaatattttcttcatccaCAAATAagattagacataaattattatattttttattgactaattatttcaaattatataaactatcatttttatgaaaatattttcaaattcatttattttccataaaatacaTGAAGCCttcattttaatcattttttttttttggtttttattgcGATTCTAGtttatttccctttctttttttgtctcgtTTTTTTATATACACGTGTATATGCAATGCTTacaaatctcaaatttgatACTCTTTAGTTGCACCCCTTAATCCATTTACTAGTGAGATCATATGCCTGTTGGCAGGTTAATAATTCGCTAAATATCATGAACATCAACTCGACATACATAATAAGCTGATCAAATGATCACGAGATATCCCAAATCAATTATCAACTCGAATCTTGTTCTTACAAAGATAACTACCATCATATAATCTTGCGAAATGGGGATTACGGGATGCACGACCTTTGTAACGCGATGTCCAATTGCACTAGTTGTGCATAAGGACGACAAATCTGTGCATTGTTGTGTATTCATCTACAGAGTCAACAGAGCTTTGGCATTGCACGCTGGCAAATTGATCCAATATTCAAATTTCGGGTCGGGTCACTTTGGACCATTTCACACGACCGAATCGACAAGAGACCCGATCCGATAGACAACAAATCACAGACGATTATTTCTGGAAGCATGAAAAAGGTCTCTACTTAACAAGCGATTCTCTGCACGGATACCTTCGGAGACCACCCGTAGCCTCCCACGCCAGCGGCGCGACCTCGTTCGCCGGCGGCGGATCGCTCCAGGAGCTTCTTCACCGGCGTCGGGTTCACCTGGAGGAACAGGTAGTTGCCGGCGAAGAGGTCGCCGAAGTGGGACTGGCTCTCCTTCAGCCTCCGCAGCACCTTGGCGCACGAGACCCCGACCGCCCTCGCCAGCCTCGCCCGCCCCCGCAGGAACCTCCTCAGCCCCGGCACCCTGAGCCTGAACCTCCTCTTGACGGCCACCCTCTTGAGCCTCGTGTACCACAGCCTGGACCGCACGATCGCCCTGTATCTCTCGAAGACGGCCTCATCGTCGGGGACGAGACCGCCGgcatcgccgtcgccgccctccGCCTTCAGTCTCTGGTATCGGAACTTGGCGGCGCAAGccatgagagaaagagagaggagatggGGCGTTGGGGAATGAGATGTCGTTAGCTGGCGAATAAGGGTCGCTCGAAGTTGGATTTGTGGAGACGAAAGAGAGGTTAAAGTTTGCGGTGGAGCTCGCGGCGGCAGTTGAGCTCGCATTGAATGCCGAGGGAGACTGGTTTttgatggttttctttttcactggTGTGAAGTTGTGAACTGGCGTCGTTCCTGCGACTGTCGGATCCACGTGTTCAATCGCTGTTTATCTCTCTGTCcgaaaggttttttttttcatcaatgtGGTCGGAGTAGATTCCGGCCCGGGCCAGACTTTATGAGCCGACATCAATGCTTCCCGACTCGGTCGACATTAACTCGGCTATCGGCCAATGGATGGAAACCCTTCTTGTCTTCTCGACTTAATTCTATTGGCTTCTCGTCATTAGTACTGGGGTTTGGCTGTCGGCCGTGTATACGCAAGGTCGAAATCAGATCACATGTGCTAGTCAACACGCCATTTTCTCTCCTCCCTTGTCGATAACGTGCGGAATCAATCCGTACATACTTGTAAACGAGCTGGCTTTGTTTAGTCGATGACTTTGATTTATTGCCGAGGCCGACCCCCGAGAGATTTCTCTTTTGTCTCAATGGTCTTATCACTTTCTCATCAACATCCGAGTCGATGTGATGCTCAAAGTCATAGTTAATAACCAGTCAAAAACATCAATTGTcattattaatttgaattaatatcacagaaaatttaaataataattttatttatgattaaaaatttcatattgatatattcatgataaatttatcatccatTAATTCCCgttaaaatgaattaatatcacaaaaaattataaattatgaaaTGTAAAATCCCAAAGTAGTATATCAAGTATCAtccaattcaataatttaagagcaaaatttaatgaaaattaaaataaggtaaatttattacaaatatattattttggagtttataattgtcaaaaaaattaatttatggtaaatttgttacatatatttcaatttgtcttttttttatagtattaaccCAATTTTTGACATCCAAGTTGACTTTTTTAGGGTGCCAACTT
Above is a window of Eucalyptus grandis isolate ANBG69807.140 chromosome 9, ASM1654582v1, whole genome shotgun sequence DNA encoding:
- the LOC104419203 gene encoding uncharacterized protein LOC104419203; protein product: MRAQLPPRAPPQTLTSLSSPQIQLRATLIRQLTTSHSPTPHLLSLSLMACAAKFRYQRLKAEGGDGDAGGLVPDDEAVFERYRAIVRSRLWYTRLKRVAVKRRFRLRVPGLRRFLRGRARLARAVGVSCAKVLRRLKESQSHFGDLFAGNYLFLQVNPTPVKKLLERSAAGERGRAAGVGGYGWSPKVSVQRIAC